One window of candidate division KSB1 bacterium genomic DNA carries:
- the ctaD gene encoding cytochrome c oxidase subunit I: MSSVSTAKKPVLLRYMSSTDHKEIGIAYLWFSLFMAIFGGGFAGLIRLQLSSANSGYLTPEFYNQMLSMHATLMIFFVIIPAFTGFGNYFVPLLIGARDMAFPKLNAFSLWMLVPAAVLAFGGFFMKGGAMAAGWTGYQPLASKQFSGTAGVDFWILAIHMIGISSILGAINFIVTILNMRTQGMSLFKMPLFVWSWLVNATMILVATPVLAGAITMALLDRHFGTGFFRPSEGGDPLLYQHLFWFYSHPAVYIMILPGFGLISHVIASFSRKRVFGYTGMVYAIASIGILGFMVWAHHMFTAGMAPWLRAYFSFMTMLIAVPTGVKVFSWLATLWGGSLRFTVAMKFALGFVSLFVIGGISGVILANVPVDVQVHDSYFVVAHIHYVLFGGSIMALMAATYYWFPKMSGRKLSEKLGNWNFWLFVIGMNWVFLPMHWLGLIGMARRVYTYRPEFESMNSFISYGYLFLLVGGVIYMVNVIKSLRSGEIAAAEDTWAVNDIQHTLEWATSSPPPKENFKRLPVVS; encoded by the coding sequence ATGAGCAGCGTATCGACAGCTAAGAAACCGGTGTTGCTGAGGTACATGTCGTCCACCGATCACAAGGAGATCGGGATCGCCTACCTCTGGTTCAGCTTGTTCATGGCGATTTTCGGCGGCGGTTTCGCGGGCTTGATTCGGCTGCAACTGTCGAGCGCCAATTCCGGCTACTTGACTCCGGAGTTCTACAATCAGATGCTGTCGATGCATGCGACGCTGATGATCTTTTTCGTGATCATCCCCGCCTTCACCGGCTTCGGCAATTACTTTGTTCCGCTGCTGATCGGGGCGCGTGACATGGCCTTCCCCAAGCTGAACGCGTTCTCCTTGTGGATGCTGGTCCCGGCCGCGGTCCTGGCCTTTGGCGGGTTCTTCATGAAGGGCGGGGCGATGGCGGCGGGCTGGACCGGTTATCAGCCGCTCGCGTCCAAGCAGTTTAGCGGCACGGCGGGCGTCGATTTCTGGATTCTCGCGATCCACATGATCGGCATCTCCTCCATCCTCGGCGCGATCAACTTCATCGTCACAATCCTGAACATGCGCACGCAGGGCATGTCGCTGTTCAAGATGCCGTTGTTCGTCTGGTCGTGGCTCGTGAACGCCACGATGATCCTGGTGGCGACCCCGGTGCTCGCCGGTGCGATCACGATGGCGCTCCTGGATCGTCATTTCGGGACGGGCTTTTTCCGGCCTTCGGAGGGCGGCGATCCGCTGCTGTATCAGCACCTGTTCTGGTTCTATTCGCACCCCGCGGTGTACATCATGATTTTGCCCGGCTTTGGTCTCATCAGTCACGTCATCGCGAGCTTTTCGCGCAAGCGTGTGTTTGGTTACACGGGCATGGTTTACGCGATCGCGAGCATTGGCATTCTCGGTTTCATGGTCTGGGCGCATCATATGTTCACGGCGGGCATGGCGCCCTGGCTGCGGGCCTATTTCTCGTTCATGACCATGCTGATCGCCGTCCCGACGGGCGTGAAGGTATTCTCCTGGCTGGCAACGTTGTGGGGCGGCTCGCTGCGCTTCACGGTGGCGATGAAGTTCGCGCTGGGTTTCGTGTCGCTGTTCGTGATCGGCGGGATCAGCGGCGTTATTCTCGCGAATGTTCCGGTGGACGTGCAAGTGCATGACAGCTACTTTGTCGTCGCGCATATTCATTACGTGTTATTCGGTGGGTCCATCATGGCCTTGATGGCCGCGACCTATTACTGGTTCCCCAAGATGTCGGGCCGCAAGCTGTCCGAGAAGCTTGGGAATTGGAATTTCTGGCTGTTCGTGATTGGGATGAACTGGGTCTTCCTGCCGATGCACTGGCTGGGTCTGATCGGCATGGCCCGCCGCGTTTACACGTATCGCCCCGAATTTGAGTCGATGAATTCGTTTATCTCCTACGGCTATCTGTTCCTGCTGGTCGGGGGGGTGATCTACATGGTCAATGTGATCAAGTCGCTGCGCAGCGGTGAGATTGCCGCTGCCGAGGATACGTGGGCAGTCAACGACATCCAACATACATTGGAGTGGGCGACGTCGAGTCCGCCGCCGAAAGAGAATTTCAAAAGATTACCGGTCGTTTCCTGA
- a CDS encoding COX15/CtaA family protein, with protein sequence MGTALSAGHIEEGSREPSVVSATSPARRLASWLLLLCALVSILILWGGIVRLSGSGLSIPEWPLINGSLLPPFTGDGWETVFQTYAVRYPDVAANLTAAQFQRMFAVEYFHRFLAALVGIVFLALFVRSKRNPALWAVVRQRMVSAAWLLVAQAVLGGIVVKLDLQAAAVALHLGMAFLFFGLLLWTALSLSRTGSGSVREVRSRLAWFATGGIFLQIVTGGLVAGTGAGLTLNTWPQIGSYWIPPLHLLWADWYTPGIMNLFENQVLIQFIHRWLAFVAAGLVIALVGRSILAPISSRGRIALRALTTILVLQLLLGIGNLLFKVPMWLAFSHLAMGLLLYTTLLALTHELTHPAAD encoded by the coding sequence ATGGGTACCGCCTTATCCGCCGGTCACATTGAGGAGGGTTCGCGCGAACCCTCTGTTGTGTCTGCGACTTCGCCCGCGCGCCGACTGGCCTCGTGGTTGCTATTGCTCTGCGCGCTGGTTTCCATTCTGATTCTGTGGGGCGGGATTGTCCGGCTGTCCGGTTCCGGGCTGTCGATTCCGGAATGGCCGCTGATCAACGGCAGCTTGCTTCCGCCATTCACGGGCGACGGCTGGGAGACGGTCTTCCAGACCTATGCCGTGCGCTATCCCGACGTCGCGGCGAACTTGACCGCGGCGCAATTTCAGCGCATGTTCGCCGTCGAGTATTTCCATCGCTTCCTCGCGGCCCTCGTGGGAATTGTATTTCTGGCGCTATTCGTGCGTTCGAAACGTAATCCCGCGCTGTGGGCGGTCGTACGCCAACGCATGGTTTCGGCGGCGTGGTTACTGGTGGCGCAAGCGGTCTTGGGCGGAATCGTGGTCAAGCTCGACTTGCAGGCGGCGGCGGTCGCGCTGCACCTCGGAATGGCCTTCTTGTTTTTCGGCTTGCTATTGTGGACGGCACTCAGCCTGTCGCGTACCGGTTCCGGCTCGGTGCGTGAAGTTCGCAGCCGGCTCGCGTGGTTTGCCACGGGCGGCATCTTTCTGCAAATCGTAACGGGCGGCCTGGTTGCGGGTACCGGCGCGGGACTGACTCTGAACACGTGGCCCCAGATCGGCTCGTATTGGATCCCGCCGTTACATCTGCTGTGGGCGGATTGGTACACGCCGGGGATCATGAATCTGTTTGAGAATCAGGTCCTGATCCAGTTTATTCATCGCTGGCTGGCTTTCGTCGCCGCGGGCCTGGTGATCGCTCTGGTGGGTCGCAGTATCTTGGCGCCCATTTCCTCTCGCGGCCGCATCGCCTTGCGCGCGCTGACCACCATTCTCGTGCTGCAACTGCTCTTGGGAATCGGGAACCTGCTGTTCAAAGTTCCGATGTGGCTTGCTTTTTCCCATCTGGCGATGGGTTTATTACTCTATACAACGCTGCTTGCCCTGACCCACGAACTGACGCACCCAGCGGCAGATTAA
- a CDS encoding protoheme IX farnesyltransferase gives MSRWREFLQLMKPSILTLVILTGATALVLEGSLLHEPLKFLAVIVGLVFTGGCANTLNQYFERDLDAQMGRTRARRPLPRHTVTPREAVVFATVLGIGALALFGLRFNLLSAAAALGTILFYSFFYTLWLKPRTYLNIVIGGAAGAMAPVISWAAATGTLAPTPWILFLIIFFWTPPHFWALALCVKRDYANVSIPMLPVIKGDAETRRQILIYTLWMVGISLALLAVQAGLVYLLFAIGLGGLFVYKAFRIWRGNENTHAWGLFKYSIIYLMVLFVAMMADRVIRI, from the coding sequence ATGTCCCGCTGGCGCGAGTTCCTTCAACTGATGAAACCGTCGATCCTGACACTCGTGATTCTCACGGGTGCCACGGCGCTGGTGCTTGAAGGCAGCCTGCTGCACGAGCCGCTGAAGTTTCTCGCGGTTATCGTCGGTTTGGTCTTTACGGGCGGCTGTGCGAACACGCTCAACCAGTATTTCGAACGCGACCTCGACGCGCAGATGGGGCGCACGCGCGCGCGTCGCCCGCTGCCGCGGCATACCGTGACGCCGCGCGAAGCCGTGGTCTTTGCCACGGTGCTTGGAATCGGCGCGCTGGCGCTCTTCGGTCTGCGGTTCAATCTGCTCAGTGCGGCCGCCGCGCTGGGCACCATTCTGTTCTACAGCTTCTTCTACACGCTCTGGCTGAAGCCACGCACGTACTTGAATATCGTCATCGGCGGGGCGGCGGGCGCGATGGCTCCGGTGATTTCCTGGGCCGCGGCGACCGGCACGCTGGCGCCGACCCCCTGGATTCTCTTCCTGATCATCTTTTTCTGGACGCCGCCGCATTTCTGGGCCTTGGCGCTCTGCGTGAAGCGCGATTATGCGAACGTTTCGATTCCGATGTTGCCGGTGATCAAGGGTGACGCGGAAACCCGGCGCCAGATTCTGATTTACACCCTGTGGATGGTCGGAATTAGTCTGGCGTTACTCGCCGTTCAGGCTGGCTTAGTCTATCTGCTGTTTGCGATCGGACTGGGTGGATTGTTTGTGTATAAGGCCTTTCGCATTTGGCGGGGCAACGAAAATACGCACGCGTGGGGCTTGTTCAAGTACTCGATTATCTACTTGATGGTCCTTTTCGTCGCGATGATGGCCGATCGAGTCATTCGGATTTGA
- a CDS encoding cytochrome c oxidase assembly protein, with product MDSEQVARERRSKNRQLLLYLMIPVTLIMFGVAFAQVPLFRIFCQKIGFGQSPLTDVSESEGGREVKVLFTGVAAGNLPVYFRPKRSIMTAHLGQKFENAYNFVNMSDDTVYFRPVHSILPEDAAKKFTMTKCFCFDDQMMLPREEKTFPVISILSKELNDEIEQVTLHYTLFEKNPAEMEFGRNVSNVADNAAGAGK from the coding sequence ATGGATAGCGAACAAGTTGCCCGCGAGCGGAGGTCGAAGAACCGCCAGCTCCTGCTCTATTTGATGATTCCCGTCACGCTGATCATGTTCGGTGTGGCCTTTGCGCAGGTGCCGCTGTTCCGCATCTTCTGCCAGAAGATTGGCTTCGGTCAGTCGCCCTTGACGGATGTGTCGGAGAGTGAGGGCGGCCGCGAGGTCAAGGTCCTGTTCACCGGCGTCGCGGCCGGAAATCTTCCGGTCTATTTCCGGCCCAAGCGCTCGATCATGACGGCTCATCTCGGCCAGAAGTTCGAGAACGCGTACAACTTTGTTAACATGTCGGATGATACCGTCTATTTCCGTCCGGTGCATTCGATCCTGCCGGAAGACGCGGCCAAGAAGTTCACGATGACGAAGTGCTTTTGCTTTGACGATCAAATGATGCTGCCGCGCGAAGAGAAGACGTTTCCCGTCATCAGCATTCTATCGAAGGAGTTGAATGACGAGATCGAGCAGGTGACTTTGCACTACACGTTATTCGAAAAGAATCCGGCGGAGATGGAATTCGGGCGCAACGTCAGCAATGTCGCGGATAACGCTGCCGGAGCCGGCAAGTGA
- a CDS encoding cytochrome c oxidase subunit 3 — MSTLSHQPAGQHNDDVHLPEPSYWPIALAMSIMLLPIGFLLTMWGSGGGGPMLLMLGGVCTVICMMGWANSVIKETAALPNIQEDDKWMRHGLKLFLISEAAIFGAFFAHHYYTRWHFPAWPPEGAPHIDTTLPAIATLILMSSSATMEFAHVSLVKGNRSRAKLFTFITIVLGVIFMAFQAHEYGFLKTYDNFTLQSGMFGSHFFAMTGFHGLHVATGIIMLAMVWFRLRLGHFDPKRHFSFVAASWYWHFVDLVWIFLFFTIYLI, encoded by the coding sequence ATGAGCACACTTTCCCACCAGCCTGCCGGGCAACACAACGACGACGTTCATCTGCCCGAGCCCAGCTACTGGCCGATCGCGCTGGCGATGTCGATCATGCTGCTCCCGATTGGTTTCTTGCTGACGATGTGGGGCAGTGGCGGCGGGGGGCCGATGCTCCTGATGCTCGGCGGCGTCTGCACGGTCATCTGCATGATGGGTTGGGCCAACTCCGTGATCAAAGAAACCGCCGCGCTGCCCAACATTCAGGAAGACGACAAGTGGATGCGTCACGGCCTGAAGCTGTTTCTGATCTCTGAAGCGGCGATTTTCGGCGCCTTCTTCGCGCATCATTATTACACCCGCTGGCACTTCCCCGCCTGGCCGCCGGAAGGCGCGCCGCATATCGATACCACGCTCCCCGCCATTGCGACGCTGATCCTGATGTCAAGTTCGGCGACGATGGAATTCGCGCATGTTTCGCTGGTCAAGGGCAATCGTTCGCGCGCAAAACTGTTCACGTTCATCACGATTGTGCTGGGCGTCATCTTCATGGCGTTTCAAGCGCATGAATACGGTTTCCTCAAGACCTACGACAATTTCACGCTGCAGAGTGGCATGTTCGGCTCACACTTCTTCGCGATGACCGGCTTTCACGGCCTGCACGTCGCGACCGGCATCATCATGCTGGCGATGGTTTGGTTTCGCCTGCGGCTTGGTCACTTTGATCCGAAGCGTCACTTCAGTTTCGTCGCGGCCTCGTGGTACTGGCACTTTGTGGACTTGGTCTGGATCTTCCTCTTCTTCACGATCTACCTGATCTGA
- a CDS encoding T9SS type A sorting domain-containing protein, producing MMATARPGDGRLRLLIALCTCVVSVFHENHTFAAVLRVPHDYPTIQTALDATAAGDTVSVGWDTYAEALIGPPHSFALFGDVGDDTTEESRPTISPPQGEGDDTSACLLLGSSPSCALADLRFVNGPWMYPREPAALDLGGVRFTSSGEIRVVRCTFDSTTGGISPSQYDLRPRIDVRQSVFRDVAGGCVHGLGPLTVIGCHVTGTQYAGYYGRDSTLIESCQFDGVFVGGWVTLVVSGPKVVRNCLFGPGTQTSYWQPMFRSRTHEYLELSGNVFQVLGLATMIADVVVRTADTVLISVNLFEGNMALPDGAGAVFRISESPSERAESAQVTIEGNLFERNMADEPTGDIALWLTADLQRSPLILQRNLWLHNMPESGVSVNIRDSMRLHTFHDNVFIGNGVALVAMGDPADTLDARWNYWGAETGPRSPENPEGTGDEVRGPVLFDPWYPDTSFVTASEPGVPAPEQFALKAYPNPFNASVTLELEVAKPGIVRVELFDLLGRKAAEVWRGAITERRKIRFDASGLSSGIYFARAWSPIGRRNLATTKIVLIR from the coding sequence ATGATGGCGACTGCACGGCCTGGTGACGGTCGTCTGAGACTCCTCATCGCTCTGTGCACGTGTGTCGTCAGCGTCTTCCATGAAAACCACACGTTTGCCGCTGTCCTGCGCGTGCCGCACGACTACCCGACGATTCAGACCGCGCTTGACGCGACAGCCGCTGGAGACACGGTCTCCGTGGGGTGGGACACCTATGCAGAAGCGTTGATCGGTCCGCCACATTCATTTGCGCTGTTTGGCGACGTCGGCGATGACACGACGGAAGAGTCGCGGCCCACGATCAGTCCGCCGCAGGGTGAAGGCGACGATACTTCGGCTTGCCTACTGCTGGGTTCCAGCCCGTCATGCGCACTTGCAGATCTGAGATTTGTGAACGGGCCATGGATGTATCCGCGCGAGCCGGCGGCGCTTGATCTGGGCGGTGTGCGATTCACGAGCAGCGGAGAGATCAGAGTCGTCCGATGCACCTTCGATTCGACCACGGGAGGCATCTCGCCAAGCCAGTACGATTTGCGACCGCGTATCGACGTCAGGCAATCCGTGTTCCGGGATGTCGCCGGTGGGTGTGTGCACGGACTTGGCCCACTTACCGTCATTGGCTGTCACGTAACAGGAACACAGTACGCCGGGTACTATGGCCGCGACAGCACACTGATCGAATCTTGTCAGTTTGATGGTGTGTTCGTGGGCGGATGGGTGACGCTCGTGGTTAGCGGCCCCAAAGTCGTCCGGAACTGCCTGTTCGGGCCGGGTACCCAAACGAGTTACTGGCAGCCCATGTTCAGGAGTAGGACGCACGAATATCTCGAGCTATCCGGAAACGTCTTTCAAGTTCTTGGGTTGGCTACGATGATCGCGGATGTTGTGGTCAGAACCGCGGACACCGTTCTGATCTCTGTAAACTTGTTCGAGGGAAACATGGCGCTTCCCGACGGAGCCGGGGCGGTATTCAGGATTTCCGAGTCGCCCTCGGAGCGGGCCGAAAGCGCACAGGTCACGATTGAGGGGAATCTGTTCGAGCGGAACATGGCCGATGAGCCCACAGGCGACATCGCGTTGTGGCTGACGGCTGATCTCCAGCGTTCGCCGCTCATTCTTCAGCGCAATCTGTGGCTGCACAACATGCCGGAGTCGGGAGTATCGGTCAATATTCGAGACAGCATGCGGTTGCACACGTTCCACGACAACGTGTTTATCGGGAACGGCGTGGCACTGGTGGCAATGGGTGATCCCGCCGATACGCTTGACGCGCGCTGGAACTACTGGGGAGCTGAGACCGGTCCGCGCTCGCCTGAGAACCCGGAAGGTACGGGAGACGAAGTGCGCGGCCCTGTGCTGTTCGACCCGTGGTATCCCGACACGAGTTTTGTGACTGCGAGTGAGCCAGGTGTTCCCGCACCGGAGCAGTTCGCGCTGAAGGCCTACCCGAATCCGTTCAATGCCAGCGTGACTCTGGAACTGGAGGTCGCGAAACCAGGTATTGTGCGTGTCGAGTTGTTCGATCTACTGGGCAGAAAGGCGGCGGAGGTCTGGCGCGGGGCGATCACTGAGCGCAGGAAGATCCGGTTTGACGCCAGCGGCCTGAGTTCGGGCATCTATTTCGCGCGGGCTTGGTCGCCGATTGGAAGGCGGAATCTCGCCACGACGAAAATCGTGCTCATCCGGTAA
- a CDS encoding PAS domain-containing sensor histidine kinase — MPTRRPHIDTHRESSAASPGPDVSPDTPSAPSRARGLADAITSLLPGIRGQTASTPPPQTPPTNPAVEEPELLDLLLSGPDAMLVIHRQAGEIVEVNSRFCAWTGITRTNLLGKPIASIFAESEQRAVKKLYAEAGSGGIHVIELPSAETSSTAYLVEFTCSVSPLGGGQFAVIIGRDVGERAMTERYLRSERDRMNAIIRSMRDVLVMLSSSGDIEYANPAAEQTFEPFELPIVCHRWLQTFSKDERTDLQGMTSAYVGKTMELEATNGRVFLVTRSFLFESSQRANIMLMAKDITDQKVVERQNHQLELELMRETKLAEFGMFSAGIAHNLRGPLTGILGFCDLLDMKHVELREIQQIRQQALTMNAIISNLMHKSRSEQETEPQDLMLEDIVRTELQFLDANLFFKHNVEKIVETDSNIPTIHGVYSDLSQVIGNLLRNAIDAMHESDQKVLTVKLCREDKSIVFAVTDTGHGIPEELKQKIFQPFFTTKPKANEAIPGMPTGTGLGLSSSRGILARYGADLQLESSVGRGSTFTIRFPLNRKYAAQGAKEQG, encoded by the coding sequence ATGCCAACCCGCCGACCACACATCGATACTCATCGCGAGTCCAGCGCGGCCTCCCCCGGTCCCGACGTGTCACCCGATACACCGTCGGCGCCGAGCCGTGCGCGGGGCCTGGCCGATGCCATCACGTCCCTCCTGCCGGGCATTCGCGGCCAGACAGCCTCAACTCCGCCGCCGCAGACCCCCCCCACCAATCCCGCGGTAGAAGAGCCCGAGCTCCTGGACCTGCTGTTGTCCGGCCCGGATGCCATGCTCGTGATTCACCGCCAGGCGGGCGAGATCGTGGAGGTCAACTCGCGATTCTGCGCCTGGACCGGGATTACGCGCACCAACCTGCTCGGAAAGCCGATCGCGTCGATCTTCGCGGAATCGGAACAGCGCGCCGTCAAGAAGCTGTATGCCGAAGCCGGCTCGGGCGGGATTCACGTGATCGAGTTGCCCAGCGCCGAGACGTCTTCCACCGCGTACCTGGTCGAGTTCACGTGCTCAGTGAGTCCGCTCGGCGGCGGGCAGTTCGCGGTGATTATCGGCCGCGACGTGGGCGAGCGCGCAATGACCGAACGTTATCTGCGATCTGAACGTGATCGCATGAACGCGATTATTCGCTCGATGCGCGACGTGCTCGTCATGCTCTCCAGTTCCGGGGATATTGAGTACGCCAATCCCGCCGCGGAACAGACGTTTGAACCGTTCGAGCTGCCGATCGTGTGTCATCGCTGGCTACAGACGTTTTCCAAGGACGAACGGACGGACTTGCAGGGAATGACTTCGGCGTATGTGGGCAAGACCATGGAGCTGGAAGCGACCAACGGCCGCGTGTTTCTGGTCACGCGGAGCTTTTTGTTCGAGAGCTCGCAGCGCGCGAATATCATGCTAATGGCGAAAGATATCACGGATCAGAAAGTCGTCGAGCGACAGAATCACCAGCTCGAGCTTGAATTGATGCGCGAGACCAAACTGGCCGAGTTCGGAATGTTCTCCGCGGGCATCGCCCACAATTTGCGCGGGCCGTTGACCGGGATTCTCGGCTTCTGCGATCTGCTCGACATGAAGCATGTCGAGCTGAGAGAGATCCAGCAGATCCGGCAACAGGCACTGACCATGAACGCCATCATCTCCAACCTGATGCACAAATCGCGCAGCGAACAGGAGACGGAGCCGCAGGACCTGATGCTGGAGGATATCGTGCGGACCGAGCTGCAGTTCCTTGATGCGAATCTGTTCTTCAAGCACAACGTCGAGAAGATCGTCGAGACGGACTCGAATATCCCGACGATTCACGGCGTTTACAGCGATCTGTCGCAGGTGATCGGCAATTTGTTGCGCAACGCGATCGATGCGATGCATGAGAGCGATCAGAAGGTGCTGACGGTAAAGCTCTGTCGCGAAGACAAGTCCATTGTATTTGCCGTAACGGATACCGGGCACGGGATTCCCGAGGAACTCAAGCAGAAAATCTTCCAACCGTTCTTCACGACCAAGCCCAAAGCGAATGAAGCGATACCGGGAATGCCAACCGGAACCGGTCTCGGACTTTCCAGCAGCCGGGGCATTCTGGCCCGCTATGGCGCGGATCTACAGCTGGAATCGAGTGTGGGTCGGGGATCGACCTTCACGATTCGGTTTCCGCTGAATCGAAAGTACGCCGCGCAGGGCGCGAAAGAACAAGGTTAG
- the hemW gene encoding radical SAM family heme chaperone HemW → MPFHLYFHLPYCRRRCPYCDFYKKVPKDGDLERLATAIRAELSLATRATPWATGPVQTAYFGGGTPSLQSPAEIASILTETTRLFRIEADAEVTLEANPGTVTLDSLTRLRESGVNRLSLGGQSFSERKLAILYRDHTAVEIEQAIVAARASGFSNLSLDLIFGLPGESISEWQTDLDRALALDPEHVSLYNLEYHEATPLYRWREQRRVKPLDEDLEFELYISAHERLTSAGYEHYEVSNFAKPGLRSRHNSAYWTGAPYLGLGPSAHSFDGERRRFANVADVDQWHARIERGELPISREWISSPRELIEEWLSLALRRCEGIGYDAAVARLGAAAATTLWRKARTLPADSCAISDQALRLSARGWFRENSVLLWLFEALPVD, encoded by the coding sequence ATGCCATTTCATCTGTACTTTCACTTGCCCTACTGCCGTCGCCGCTGCCCTTACTGTGACTTTTACAAAAAAGTCCCGAAGGACGGGGACTTAGAACGACTAGCGACGGCCATCCGTGCCGAGCTTTCCCTCGCCACTCGGGCGACGCCATGGGCGACCGGACCCGTACAAACGGCATATTTTGGCGGCGGGACTCCCTCACTTCAATCGCCAGCGGAAATCGCGTCTATTCTGACTGAAACCACGCGACTGTTCAGAATCGAAGCCGATGCGGAGGTTACCCTCGAAGCCAACCCCGGCACGGTCACGCTGGATTCGCTCACACGCCTTCGTGAATCCGGGGTCAATCGCCTTTCGCTCGGCGGCCAGAGCTTTTCCGAACGCAAGCTTGCAATTCTCTACCGCGACCATACCGCCGTCGAAATCGAACAGGCAATCGTCGCTGCCCGCGCTTCCGGGTTTTCGAATCTTTCCCTCGATCTGATTTTTGGTCTTCCTGGCGAGTCGATTTCGGAATGGCAGACCGATCTTGATCGCGCGCTCGCACTTGATCCGGAACACGTATCCCTTTACAATCTCGAGTATCACGAAGCGACGCCGCTCTATCGCTGGCGGGAGCAGCGGCGGGTGAAGCCCCTCGATGAAGACCTCGAATTCGAGTTGTACATCTCTGCGCACGAACGCCTGACCTCAGCCGGATACGAGCACTATGAGGTCTCAAACTTCGCCAAGCCGGGCTTGCGTTCGCGGCACAACTCCGCCTACTGGACCGGCGCGCCGTACCTTGGTCTCGGACCGTCGGCCCACTCCTTCGACGGCGAGCGGCGTCGATTTGCCAACGTCGCGGACGTTGACCAATGGCACGCGCGGATCGAGCGCGGCGAACTGCCGATCTCCCGCGAGTGGATTTCCTCGCCGCGCGAACTCATCGAGGAGTGGCTGTCTCTCGCGCTCCGCCGCTGCGAGGGGATCGGTTATGACGCCGCGGTCGCCCGACTCGGTGCTGCCGCGGCCACGACACTCTGGCGGAAAGCGCGTACGCTTCCCGCGGATTCTTGCGCCATCTCCGATCAGGCGCTCCGCCTGTCCGCACGCGGCTGGTTCCGCGAGAATAGCGTCCTGCTCTGGCTGTTCGAGGCGCTGCCTGTGGATTAG
- a CDS encoding DUF302 domain-containing protein, translating to MSFVLSARAAGGIDDVEARIVAALKEVGFGILTRIEVNNVLREKLGVETSPYRILGACNPTLAHEALSRRPEVGVFLPCSVCLRQEADGTVSIWALNPGAVVETLQDAELSPQGARARELIENAIGSVT from the coding sequence ATGAGCTTTGTCCTCAGCGCCCGGGCCGCGGGCGGAATCGACGATGTTGAGGCCCGAATCGTCGCCGCACTGAAAGAGGTTGGCTTCGGCATTCTGACCCGCATCGAGGTCAACAACGTGCTGCGCGAGAAGCTCGGCGTCGAGACTTCGCCCTACCGCATCCTCGGCGCCTGCAATCCAACGCTTGCGCACGAGGCGCTATCGAGGCGCCCGGAAGTCGGAGTCTTTCTGCCCTGCTCGGTATGCCTGCGTCAGGAGGCGGATGGGACCGTCTCGATCTGGGCGCTCAATCCGGGGGCCGTTGTTGAGACCTTACAGGACGCCGAGCTGTCGCCGCAGGGCGCACGTGCGAGAGAACTCATCGAGAACGCGATCGGTTCCGTGACATAG